ACTCGGCGTGCGTGCGCATTTTGCGGCGTGATGCCGCGGCAGCGGGGCTCAAGTCGACCTTCTCGATTTACGACTCCGCCGATTCGAAGCGGCTCATCACGAACATCGCGAAGGATCTGGGGCTCGATTCGAAGCAGCATCCGCCGCGTGCTTTCCAGTCGAAAATTTCTTCGCTGAAGAATGAGCTCGTGACGCCCGAGGAGTATGCGGCCCAGGCAGAGAACGCGAAAAATCCCGCCGAACGCACGATCGCACAAATCTACACGCAGTACCAGGAGCGGCTTCGCACGGCGAACGCCGTGGACTTTGACGACCTGATCGCGCTGACCGTGCGGCTGCTCGCCGAAAATCCGGCGATTCGCGAAGGGTATCGCCGCAGGTTCCGGCACGTTCTCGTGGATGAGTATCAGGACACGAATACCGCGCAATACAGGCTCGTGCGCGAACTCGTGGGCGATGACCCTGGCGCTGACCTCACTGTCGTGGGCGATTCGGACCAGTCGATCTACGCGTTCCGCGGCGCGACGATCCGCAACATCATCGAGTTCGAAGAAGACTTCCCGAGCGCCCGCACGATCGTGCTCGAGCAAAACTATCGCTCCACGCAAACGATCCTGAGTGCCGCCAACGCGGTCATCAAGGAAAACCAGGGCAGGCGGCCTAAGAAGCTGTGGACTGACCAGGGCGATGGCCAGCAGATCACGCTGTATGTTGCCGACGACGAGCAGGGCGAGGCCCGCTACATCACTCGCCAGATCGACGCCTTGATCGACGGGGGTGCGAAGGCCGGGGACATCGCCGTGTTTTACCGCGCGAATGCGCAATCGCGCGCGCTCGAAGATCAGCTCATCCGCGTGGGACTCCCGTACAAGGTTGTGGGTGGCACGCGCTTCTACGAGCGACGGGAAATCAAAGACGCGATCGCGTATCTGCGGGTGCTCACGAACCCTGCGGATGAGATCAACCTTCGCCGCATTCTCAACACGCCGAAGCGCGGTATCGGGGAGCGGGCCGAGGCAGCCATCTCCGTTCTTGCTGACCAGGAGCGCATCAGCTTTGGCGAGGCCCTTGAACGCGCGAGCGAGGCCCCGGGAATTGCGACGCGTTCCCTCGGTGCGATCGAGAAGTTCGTGGCCCTCATGTCCCGTGGGCGCGAGCAGGTGGAAAAGGGAGAGGGCCCAAGCGAGGTACTCGAATCGATCCTGACCGAGAGTGGCTACTATGCCTCCCTTCAAAGTAGCGACGATCCTCAAGACGAATCCCGCCTCGAGAACCTTGCGGAACTCGTGAGCGTCGCCGCCGATTTCGAAGCGGATCTCGCCGCTGCCGAGGCCGCGGCGTCCGAGTTCGATGACGAAGCGGGGATAGAAAACGATGCCTCCACCGGCTCGCTCGTTGATCAGTTCCTCGAAAAAGTTTCCCTCGTTGCTGATTCCGATCAGATCCCCGAGGGCGAGGATCAATTCGTCACCCTCATGACTCTCCACACCGCGAAGGGCCTCGAGTTCCCGATCGTGTTCCTTACCGGCATGGAGGATGGCACGTTCCCGCATCAGCGCACCCTCGCCGATCCGAAGGAGCTCGAGGAGGAGCGGCGCCTCGCGTACGTGGGCATTACCCGCGCGAGGGAGCGCCTGTTCCTCACGCGTGCAAGCGTGCGTGCAGCGTGGGGTTCGCCGCAATTCTTCCCCGCCTCCCGCTTCCTTGAAGAGATCCCCGAGGCTCTCGTGCACGTGGCGCGCGCGGGCAATGCGCGCGCGTACGCGGATGTTGGTGGCGGTTTTGGTTCCGACGGTTGGGGCGCCTCCGGTCGCTCCCGAGGTTTTGGCGGCTCGAGCAAGCGCGGCCCATCCGTCACGGGTCTCGGCGTGGGCGGTGGCCGACGCGACGTATCGAGGCCGAGCTTCGGCTCGGGCAAGAAGGCGAAAACGGCGAGCGAGATTCCGAATCTCGAGGTCGGCGATCGGGTCACCCACGACAGCTTCGGTATGGGCACCGTGATCTCCGCAAGCGGTGTAGGGGAGAAGCTCCAGGTCGAGGTCCAATTCCGCGATCCTCATGGCAAAAAGCGCCTTCTCGTGCGCTATGCGCCGATCACGAAGCTCTGAGCGAGAGGGGCCCGGCGACCGCCCGGGTACCCGTCTCTCAGGAGTGAGGCGCAGTTTTTCTCGACCCTCGAGAGTTTCGGGCCGTACGCCTTGCGCACACGGGGTAGATTCGTAGCAGGCCACATGCGCCCCATGGGCCACCTTTCACTAAGGAGTGACATTGCGAATCGGAATCCCGAGAGAAACCCTCGAGGATCAGCCGCTCGTTGCCGCCACGCCCGACACCGTTCGCAAGCTTCTCAAGCTTGGCTACGAGGTCGTGGTGGAGCGCGGCGCTGGAGAGCGCGCCTCTTACCTCGATGCCGCCTACGCCGACGCTGGCGCCGAGATCGTAGGGGAGGAGGTGTGGCAATCCGATATCGTCACGACCCTTGACACGCCGCCGCGGGAGACGCGCGAAAAGATGCTTCCCGGTGCCGTGCTCATTTCCCGCATGGCCCCAGGGCGCAACCCGGAGCTCATTGACGAACTGAAAGAGCATCGACTCACGGCGCTCGCGATGGATGCGGTGCCGCGTATTTCGCGTGCGCAATCGATGGACGTGCTCAGTTCGATGGCGAACATCGCCGGCTATCGCGCGGTCATCGAGGCCGCGAGCAATTTTGGGCGTCTCTTCACGGGCCAGGTGACGGCGGCCGGCAAGGTGCCGCCCGCGAACGTGTACGTGATTGGTGCTGGCGTTGCGGGTCTCGCCGCGATTGGCACGGCCAATTCGATGGGCGCGATCGTGAAGGCTACCGATCTTCGCCCCGAGGCTGCCGAGCAGGTCGAGTCGATGGGCGCGGAGTTCGTGGCGATCCCGGCGAAGACGGAGAAGTCGGAGGATGGCTACGCGAAGGAGATGACGGCGGACCAAGCGAAGGCGGCCGCGGAGCTCTATTCGCAGCAGTCAGCCGAGGCGGACATCGTCATTACGACCGCGAACATCCCGGGCCGCAAGGCGCCGGTGCTTCTCACCGCCGCGGATGTACAGAACATGAAGCCCGGCTCGGTGATCGTGGATATGGCCGCCGCGAACGGCGGTAACTGTGAACTCACAAAACCCGGCGAGGTCTACCAGACCGACAATGGCGTGACGATCGTGGGCCACACCGATCTCGCGGGCCGGCTCCCCGGCCAAGCGAGCCAGCTGTATGGCCAGAACATCGTGAATCTCATGAAGCTCGTGACGCCCCAGAAGGATGGCGTGATGATGCTTGATTTCGAGGACACGATCGTTCGCGGCATCACGGTGACGTTCGCGCACGATGGTGAGGCGGATGTGCTGTGGCCACCGCCTCCCGTGAAGGTGTCAGCGGCGCCTGCACCCGCACCCGAAGCGGCACCGGCTCCCGCCGGAGCGCCCGAAGCGAAGAAAACCCACGCGGGAACTATCGCGGCGATCATCGGCGGAATCCTCGGAGTGGCGCTTGTGCTTGCGAGCCCCTTCCAGGTGGCGGAGCAGTACATGGTGCTCATGCTCGCGATCGTGGTGGGCTACTACGTGATCACGTCGGTCACGCATTCGCTGCACACGCCGCTCATGAGCGAGACGAACGCGATTTCCGGGATCATTCTCGTGGGCGCGATTTTGCAGGTGGGCAGCGCGAATATTGCCGTGGCGATCCTGTCGTTCATTGCGATCGTGATCGCGAGCATCAACATTTTTGGCGGGTTCACGGTCACGCACCGCATGCTCTCCATGTTTTCGAGGGAGGGCTGATCGATGGACATGCAGCTGATTGATTGGACGCTGAGGCTCACGACCCTCGCGTACATTGCCGCGGCCATTCTCTTCATCCTCGCGCTCGTGGGGCTCAGCGCACAAAAGAGCGCGAAGCGCGGCAACATTTTTGGTGCGGCCGGTATGGCCATTGCGCTTGTGGCCACGATTGCGCGTGCGCTCGCGAACTCGCAGGTGGATCCCGAGCACTTCAATGGCCCGATCGTCACGCTCATCCTGATCATTCTCGCGATGG
The window above is part of the Dermabacter vaginalis genome. Proteins encoded here:
- the pcrA gene encoding DNA helicase PcrA, which produces MSSLFDDFPLPESFRALGESGNGKNGRGGGSDGGPGVGSPVSDAEAERSAASGSARGESDACPPPDEWDFSEDAPPEDWETAFGEEASEPHGDEPSPRFEPVPEEPEPVCHENFAAWGGRDEGALEEIVEGLNPPQRDAVEHRGSPLLIVAGAGSGKTRVLTRRIAHLLRSGEALPGEILAITFTNKAASEMKERVEALIGPAARYMWVSTFHSACVRILRRDAAAAGLKSTFSIYDSADSKRLITNIAKDLGLDSKQHPPRAFQSKISSLKNELVTPEEYAAQAENAKNPAERTIAQIYTQYQERLRTANAVDFDDLIALTVRLLAENPAIREGYRRRFRHVLVDEYQDTNTAQYRLVRELVGDDPGADLTVVGDSDQSIYAFRGATIRNIIEFEEDFPSARTIVLEQNYRSTQTILSAANAVIKENQGRRPKKLWTDQGDGQQITLYVADDEQGEARYITRQIDALIDGGAKAGDIAVFYRANAQSRALEDQLIRVGLPYKVVGGTRFYERREIKDAIAYLRVLTNPADEINLRRILNTPKRGIGERAEAAISVLADQERISFGEALERASEAPGIATRSLGAIEKFVALMSRGREQVEKGEGPSEVLESILTESGYYASLQSSDDPQDESRLENLAELVSVAADFEADLAAAEAAASEFDDEAGIENDASTGSLVDQFLEKVSLVADSDQIPEGEDQFVTLMTLHTAKGLEFPIVFLTGMEDGTFPHQRTLADPKELEEERRLAYVGITRARERLFLTRASVRAAWGSPQFFPASRFLEEIPEALVHVARAGNARAYADVGGGFGSDGWGASGRSRGFGGSSKRGPSVTGLGVGGGRRDVSRPSFGSGKKAKTASEIPNLEVGDRVTHDSFGMGTVISASGVGEKLQVEVQFRDPHGKKRLLVRYAPITKL
- a CDS encoding Re/Si-specific NAD(P)(+) transhydrogenase subunit alpha; translated protein: MRIGIPRETLEDQPLVAATPDTVRKLLKLGYEVVVERGAGERASYLDAAYADAGAEIVGEEVWQSDIVTTLDTPPRETREKMLPGAVLISRMAPGRNPELIDELKEHRLTALAMDAVPRISRAQSMDVLSSMANIAGYRAVIEAASNFGRLFTGQVTAAGKVPPANVYVIGAGVAGLAAIGTANSMGAIVKATDLRPEAAEQVESMGAEFVAIPAKTEKSEDGYAKEMTADQAKAAAELYSQQSAEADIVITTANIPGRKAPVLLTAADVQNMKPGSVIVDMAAANGGNCELTKPGEVYQTDNGVTIVGHTDLAGRLPGQASQLYGQNIVNLMKLVTPQKDGVMMLDFEDTIVRGITVTFAHDGEADVLWPPPPVKVSAAPAPAPEAAPAPAGAPEAKKTHAGTIAAIIGGILGVALVLASPFQVAEQYMVLMLAIVVGYYVITSVTHSLHTPLMSETNAISGIILVGAILQVGSANIAVAILSFIAIVIASINIFGGFTVTHRMLSMFSREG